In Mechercharimyces sp. CAU 1602, the genomic window CCGGCAATATGGTAAAGCGAGCGATCCAGCTAGCTGAGGAACGGTTGCAGCATTCACAGCACTAACCATTAATCTGCGGAGCGAGGACTTAGAAGGGAACCCCTTCTAAGTCCTTCTTACTTAAGTTTTTATTTGTAGTAGAACATGATACAATAGAAGGGCTAGTTTTAATGAAATTATGACGGATGGGGGGGATCCTTGAGATGGAGATATCGGTTAAAGCTCCGGCTAAAATAAATCTAACGTTAGATGTGTTACATAAACGGGATGATGGTTACCATGAGTTGGAAATGGTTATGACATCAATCGACTTAGCTGATCGGATTGATTTAGTATCCACATCCCAGCCCTCTGTTCGCCTCCGTAGTACTTCAGGATTTGTGCCGCAAGATGAACGTAATTTAGCTTATCGTGCAGCAGCCCTCCTAAAAGAAAATTACGATGTGAAGCCAGGTGTATTTATTACTATTCATAAGCATATCCCCGTTGCTGCAGGTTTAGCGGGTGGGAGTAGCGATGCCGCAGCTACGTTGATCGGATTAAATAAGTTGTGGAATTTAGGACTTACTTTAGATGAATTGGTTGAATTAGGTGCTCAGATTGGGTCAGACGTCCCTTACTGTGTTCATGCTGGAACAGCGCTCGTGCGTGGTCGTGGAGAACGTTTAATGCCGATTTCCTCACCACCTGCTTGCTGGGTTGTTTTAGCAAAACCAGAACATGGAGTATCTACTGCAGAAGTATTCCAAAAGTTTGAGCAGGTTTCTCCCGATAATAGTCCTGATACAAAAGCGATGGTAGCGGCGTTGGAGCAGGGAGACTTTTCTGGAATCTGCGCTTCATTGGGTAATGTGTTAGAAGATGTCACGTTAAAGTCATACCCGACTGTAGGGCGCATCAAGGATAAGATGAAAGAATTTGGTGCAGAAGGAGTACTCATGTCTGGGAGCGGACCAACCGTTTTTGGGTTGGTACGACAAGAGGCGAGAGCTCGCAGGATCGTCAATGGATTGCGTGGATTTTGTCGTCATGTCTATATGGTGCGGATGCTGGGTCAGCTTGATCAAAACCGAACAAAGTGATATATTTTTGACATTACATTCGGATTTTGGAGGTCAAGTGAAAAATGAAGTGGAAGCGGAGCGCAAGGCTGGTCGATATGACCTATCAATTGATTCAGCGTCCGCATTCCCTCATTCCGTTAGGAGAGTTTGCGCAAACGTATCAAGCTGCTAAATCATCCATTAGTGAAGATTTAGCGATTATTCAAGAGACGTTTCGAACAGAAGGAATGGGAGAATTGCAGACAGTTGCTGGGGCGACAGGAGGAGTACGCTTTATTCCCCGTATGAAGCGGGAGCAAGCAGAAAAGTGGATACAGAGTATGTGTCAGCGTTTAGCCGATCCAGAGCGTCTCTTACCTGGAGGTTATTTGTATTTGTCTGATTTTTTGGGTGACCCGACTGCTTTATCTCAGTTAGGCTGGATTTGGGCGACTGTATTTGCAGATCGTCAAGCCGATGTTGTGGTAACAGTAGAGACGAAGGGAATTCCACTAGCGCATGCAGTCGCCTCCAATCTAGGGATACCAGTGGTTGTAGTGCGAAAGGGCCACCGTGTAACAGAAGGATCGGTTGTGACCATCAATACAATCTCAGGTTCACGCAAAGATATTCGTACTCTGTCCTTATCTCGCCGTAGCTTGGCGGAAGGTGCACGTGTCATCGTGATTGATGACTTTATGAAAGCAGGCGGGACCTTTCGGGGCTTGATCGACCTGATGAAAGAATTCCGTGCCGAAGTCGTAGGTACAGGTGTGATGGTAGAGTCCGAAGTAGAGGGGCGCTTAGTAAGTGGGATAGCTTCACTGATGAAAATAACGACGATTGACGAACAAGCAGGTGATGTTGAGGTGGCAACAGGCACCATTCTTGATGATGAAGGCGGGTGGATGGAGTGAAAGTGGTTAAAACGACCGCAGCCCCACAGGCGATTGGACCTTACTCACAGGCAGTCGTTAGTGGTGGTCACGTTTATACTTCGGGACAAATCCCTCTTACTGCAGATGGAGAGCTTATCCAAGGGGATGTAACAGCTCAAACGGAGCAAGTGCTAAGTAATGTGCGTGCAGTATTAGAAGCGGCAGGTACAGACATGAATCATGTGGTGAAGGTAACGATCTTCCTGTCCGATATGAACCATTTTCAGCAAGTGAATGAGGTGTATGCGGCACACT contains:
- a CDS encoding RidA family protein; translation: MDGVKVVKTTAAPQAIGPYSQAVVSGGHVYTSGQIPLTADGELIQGDVTAQTEQVLSNVRAVLEAAGTDMNHVVKVTIFLSDMNHFQQVNEVYAAHFDRHQPARSCVEVSRLPKDVQIEVEAIAVIPTL
- the ispE gene encoding 4-(cytidine 5'-diphospho)-2-C-methyl-D-erythritol kinase; translated protein: MEISVKAPAKINLTLDVLHKRDDGYHELEMVMTSIDLADRIDLVSTSQPSVRLRSTSGFVPQDERNLAYRAAALLKENYDVKPGVFITIHKHIPVAAGLAGGSSDAAATLIGLNKLWNLGLTLDELVELGAQIGSDVPYCVHAGTALVRGRGERLMPISSPPACWVVLAKPEHGVSTAEVFQKFEQVSPDNSPDTKAMVAALEQGDFSGICASLGNVLEDVTLKSYPTVGRIKDKMKEFGAEGVLMSGSGPTVFGLVRQEARARRIVNGLRGFCRHVYMVRMLGQLDQNRTK
- the purR gene encoding pur operon repressor, with translation MKWKRSARLVDMTYQLIQRPHSLIPLGEFAQTYQAAKSSISEDLAIIQETFRTEGMGELQTVAGATGGVRFIPRMKREQAEKWIQSMCQRLADPERLLPGGYLYLSDFLGDPTALSQLGWIWATVFADRQADVVVTVETKGIPLAHAVASNLGIPVVVVRKGHRVTEGSVVTINTISGSRKDIRTLSLSRRSLAEGARVIVIDDFMKAGGTFRGLIDLMKEFRAEVVGTGVMVESEVEGRLVSGIASLMKITTIDEQAGDVEVATGTILDDEGGWME